Proteins co-encoded in one Kocuria flava genomic window:
- a CDS encoding PadR family transcriptional regulator, protein MSTVTQHSEWLRGVLGLCVLRTLAGGPSYGYAIATALAEAGLGEVKGGTLYPLLARLEKNALVTVEWRAGEGGPGRKYFALTEAGRAELEQGTARWRTFAATVTGHLSPADGAPPPPRTPHTSRSTP, encoded by the coding sequence ATGAGCACCGTCACCCAGCACAGCGAGTGGCTGCGCGGCGTCCTGGGCCTGTGCGTTCTGCGCACGCTCGCCGGAGGGCCCAGCTACGGCTACGCGATCGCGACCGCCCTGGCCGAGGCCGGTCTGGGCGAGGTCAAGGGCGGGACGCTCTACCCGCTGCTGGCCCGGCTGGAGAAGAACGCCCTGGTCACCGTCGAGTGGCGGGCCGGCGAGGGTGGGCCGGGCCGGAAGTACTTCGCCCTCACGGAGGCCGGCCGCGCCGAGCTCGAACAGGGCACCGCCCGGTGGCGGACGTTCGCGGCCACGGTCACCGGCCACCTCTCCCCCGCCGACGGCGCCCCGCCGCCCCCGCGCACCCCCCACACCTCGAGGAGCACACCGTGA
- the gndA gene encoding NADP-dependent phosphogluconate dehydrogenase produces MVAEMKKAQIGVTGLAVMGANLARNFARKGYTVALHNRSVARTDALLAEHGHEGSFVRTESLEELVGALESPRRILVMVKAGGPVDAVIEALVPLLDPGDIVIDGGNSYFQDTRRREAALAAVGLHFVGVGVSGGEEGALLGPSIMPGGPQESYASLGPMLESIAARAEDGAPCCAWIGPDGAGHFVKMVHNGIEYADMQVIGEAHELLRSVAGLEPGEQAEVFRQWNTGELASYLIEITAEVLGQVDARTGKPLIDVIVDAAGQKGTGTWTVQEALALGSPVTGIAESVFARALSSAEPAMRAQAQRLLPAGVGATTEDVVGDAGFVEDVRQALYASKLVAYAQGLDMLTLAGAEYGWELDLAAIASLWRQGCIIRAQLLETIMEAYAGESAPANLLFAPAVTTALEAALPAWRRVVARAVERGIPAPVFSSTLAYYDSLRRPRLNAALTQGLRDYFGAHTYRRVDDASAGAYHTLWSGDRSEVIA; encoded by the coding sequence ATGGTGGCTGAGATGAAGAAGGCGCAGATCGGTGTGACGGGTCTGGCGGTGATGGGGGCGAATCTGGCCCGCAACTTCGCCCGCAAGGGGTACACGGTGGCGTTGCACAACCGGTCGGTGGCGCGCACCGATGCCCTGCTGGCCGAGCACGGGCACGAGGGCTCGTTCGTGCGCACGGAGTCGTTGGAGGAGCTGGTGGGGGCGTTGGAGTCCCCGCGGCGGATCCTGGTGATGGTCAAGGCCGGGGGGCCGGTGGATGCGGTGATCGAGGCGCTGGTGCCGTTGCTGGACCCGGGGGACATCGTGATCGACGGGGGCAACTCGTATTTCCAGGACACCCGCCGCCGGGAGGCGGCGCTGGCCGCGGTCGGGCTGCACTTCGTGGGGGTGGGGGTCTCCGGCGGGGAGGAGGGGGCGCTGCTGGGTCCCTCGATCATGCCGGGGGGTCCGCAGGAGTCCTATGCCTCGTTGGGGCCGATGCTGGAGTCGATCGCGGCGAGGGCCGAGGACGGGGCCCCGTGCTGTGCGTGGATCGGTCCGGACGGGGCGGGGCACTTCGTGAAGATGGTGCACAACGGCATCGAGTACGCCGACATGCAGGTGATCGGGGAGGCCCACGAGCTGCTGCGCTCGGTGGCCGGGCTGGAGCCGGGGGAGCAGGCGGAAGTGTTCCGCCAGTGGAACACCGGGGAGCTGGCCTCGTACCTGATCGAGATCACCGCCGAGGTCCTGGGTCAGGTCGATGCGCGCACGGGTAAGCCCTTGATCGATGTGATCGTGGACGCGGCCGGGCAGAAGGGCACCGGCACCTGGACGGTGCAGGAGGCGTTGGCCCTGGGCAGCCCGGTGACGGGGATCGCCGAGTCGGTCTTCGCCCGGGCGCTGTCCTCGGCCGAGCCGGCCATGCGCGCCCAGGCCCAGCGCCTGTTGCCGGCCGGGGTGGGGGCCACCACCGAGGACGTGGTGGGGGATGCGGGGTTCGTGGAGGATGTGCGTCAGGCGCTCTACGCCTCGAAGCTGGTGGCCTATGCCCAGGGGCTGGACATGCTCACCCTGGCCGGGGCGGAGTACGGGTGGGAGCTGGATCTGGCCGCGATCGCCTCGCTGTGGCGGCAGGGGTGCATCATCCGCGCCCAGCTGCTGGAGACGATCATGGAGGCCTACGCCGGGGAGTCCGCCCCGGCGAACCTGCTCTTCGCCCCGGCGGTGACCACCGCCCTGGAGGCGGCGCTGCCGGCGTGGCGGCGGGTGGTGGCCCGGGCGGTGGAGCGCGGGATCCCGGCCCCGGTGTTCTCCTCGACCCTGGCCTACTACGACTCCCTGCGCCGCCCGCGGCTCAACGCGGCCCTGACCCAGGGGCTGCGCGACTACTTCGGGGCCCACACCTACCGGCGCGTCGACGACGCCAGCGCCGGGGCCTACCACACCCTGTGGTCCGGGGACCGCTCCGAGGTCATCGCCTGA
- a CDS encoding aldo/keto reductase: protein MARLPRTDLELFPLNLGGNTFGWTADRDASFAVLDAYTAAGGNFVDTADVYSAWVDGHTGGESETVLGQWLAARGNREEIVLATKVGAHPQRPGLTRANVVAALEDSLRRLGTDRIDLYYAHHDDESVPVAEQAAVFDELVRAGKIRAVGLSNYGPDRLREWFETAEREGLTVPAAIQPEYNLVARRDYERQIAPVARGHGAAVMPYYGLASGFLTGKYRTPADLEGRARRGAAAAHLNEQGLAVVDALVAVAGAHRAEPATVALAWLLAKGATAPIASASAPEQVPALVAAPGLELTAEEVAALDEASLPFA, encoded by the coding sequence ATGGCCCGTCTGCCCCGCACCGACCTCGAGCTCTTCCCGCTGAACCTCGGCGGCAACACCTTCGGCTGGACCGCCGACCGGGACGCGTCCTTCGCCGTCCTCGACGCCTACACCGCCGCCGGCGGCAACTTCGTGGACACCGCCGACGTCTACTCGGCGTGGGTCGACGGCCACACCGGCGGCGAGTCCGAGACCGTGCTGGGGCAGTGGCTGGCCGCCCGCGGCAACCGCGAGGAGATCGTGCTCGCCACCAAGGTCGGCGCCCACCCGCAGCGGCCGGGGCTGACGCGCGCGAACGTCGTCGCCGCCCTCGAAGACTCCCTGCGGCGGCTGGGCACCGACCGGATCGACCTCTACTACGCCCACCACGACGACGAGTCGGTGCCCGTCGCCGAGCAGGCGGCCGTCTTCGACGAGCTCGTGCGCGCCGGGAAGATCCGCGCCGTGGGGCTGTCCAACTACGGCCCCGACCGGCTGCGCGAGTGGTTCGAGACCGCCGAGCGGGAGGGCCTGACGGTGCCCGCGGCGATCCAGCCCGAGTACAACCTCGTGGCCCGGCGGGACTACGAGCGGCAGATCGCCCCCGTCGCCCGCGGGCACGGCGCCGCCGTGATGCCCTACTACGGGCTGGCCTCCGGGTTCCTCACCGGCAAGTACCGCACCCCGGCCGACCTCGAGGGCCGCGCCCGCCGCGGGGCCGCCGCCGCGCACCTGAACGAGCAGGGCCTCGCCGTCGTCGACGCCCTCGTGGCCGTGGCCGGGGCGCACCGGGCCGAGCCCGCGACCGTCGCGCTCGCCTGGCTGCTCGCCAAGGGCGCCACCGCCCCGATCGCCTCGGCCTCGGCGCCCGAGCAGGTCCCCGCCCTCGTGGCCGCACCCGGCCTCGAGCTCACCGCCGAGGAGGTCGCCGCCCTGGACGAGGCCTCCCTGCCCTTCGCCTGA
- a CDS encoding MFS transporter has translation MTASPATPAWPVPRTTTNRVLLACWLAILAEGYDVGVLGAVLPALAEYRAWDLTPLELGGLGSYALVGMLVGAMVIGTLSDRVGRRRMMLVSVALFTTMQLGAALAPTPELFGLFRLLGGLGMGGIIPVAAALTIEYSPPRRRSFNYGVMYSGYSLGILVAALVALALLPELGWRWVVGAGALPVLLLPVLALLVPESLEHLVAKGRHEDAARTAGRLGVDPFVPADWTPAPAAGAAARPVGWRQSLAAMFARGWLRPTVFFWISLFCGMVLVYGLNTWLPAIMRAAGYELGPALMFLVVFSLASAIGGVVLGRAADAWGKKLVLVVFYLLGGAGILLLMFPNSLVVNYVFVALAGVGSISTSLVLTGWVAEYYPAHSRTTATGWALSFARVGAISGPLIGGWIGSAQLPFQWNFGVFAAVALVAAGAVALIPRTPRTPAAGGPAAADGQAAATLAR, from the coding sequence ATGACCGCCTCCCCCGCCACCCCCGCGTGGCCCGTGCCCCGGACGACGACGAACCGCGTGCTGCTGGCGTGCTGGCTCGCGATCCTCGCCGAGGGCTACGACGTCGGCGTGCTCGGCGCCGTCCTGCCCGCCCTCGCCGAGTACCGGGCGTGGGACCTGACCCCGCTCGAGCTCGGCGGGCTCGGCTCCTACGCCCTGGTCGGCATGCTCGTCGGGGCGATGGTCATCGGCACGCTCTCCGACCGGGTCGGCCGCCGCCGGATGATGCTCGTCTCGGTGGCGCTGTTCACCACGATGCAGCTGGGCGCGGCCCTGGCGCCCACCCCGGAGCTGTTCGGGCTCTTCCGCCTGCTCGGCGGGCTCGGGATGGGCGGGATCATCCCGGTCGCGGCCGCGCTGACCATCGAGTACTCCCCGCCGCGGCGGCGCTCCTTCAACTACGGGGTGATGTACTCCGGCTACTCGCTGGGCATCCTCGTCGCGGCCCTCGTGGCCCTGGCCCTGCTCCCGGAGCTGGGCTGGCGCTGGGTCGTGGGCGCCGGCGCCCTGCCCGTCCTGCTGCTGCCCGTGCTGGCCCTCCTGGTCCCGGAGTCCCTCGAGCACCTCGTGGCCAAGGGGCGCCACGAGGACGCCGCCCGCACGGCCGGGCGGCTGGGCGTGGACCCGTTCGTGCCCGCCGACTGGACCCCGGCCCCGGCGGCCGGCGCGGCCGCCCGCCCGGTGGGCTGGAGGCAGTCCCTGGCGGCGATGTTCGCCCGCGGCTGGCTGCGCCCGACCGTCTTCTTCTGGATCTCCCTGTTCTGCGGGATGGTCCTGGTCTACGGGCTGAACACGTGGCTGCCGGCGATCATGCGCGCCGCCGGCTACGAGCTGGGCCCGGCCCTGATGTTCCTCGTGGTCTTCAGCCTGGCCTCGGCGATCGGCGGCGTGGTCCTCGGGCGGGCGGCCGACGCGTGGGGCAAGAAGCTGGTCCTCGTGGTGTTCTACCTGCTCGGCGGGGCCGGGATCCTGCTGCTGATGTTCCCCAACAGCCTCGTGGTCAACTACGTCTTCGTGGCGCTGGCCGGGGTCGGCTCGATCTCGACCTCGCTCGTGCTCACCGGCTGGGTCGCCGAGTACTACCCCGCGCACTCGCGGACCACCGCCACGGGCTGGGCGCTGTCCTTCGCCCGCGTGGGGGCGATCTCGGGGCCGCTGATCGGCGGCTGGATCGGCTCGGCCCAGCTGCCGTTCCAGTGGAACTTCGGGGTCTTCGCCGCCGTGGCCCTCGTGGCCGCCGGCGCCGTGGCACTGATCCCGCGCACGCCGCGCACCCCGGCGGCGGGCGGACCGGCCGCGGCGGACGGTCAGGCCGCGGCCACGCTCGCCCGGTAG
- the ppgK gene encoding polyphosphate--glucose phosphotransferase encodes MTCTSSPGVAIPAPPAAPEGRRSAPLCAGLDIGGTAIKYALVDPLRGTTTGPVRRVPTPSPATPAAVVAALQGVLTELEAEAEEPLAAVGVGVPGIVDDGIVRSAVHLDDSWLGVDARRLLTEGLDRSVAVLNDADAAGLAEAGFGAARGEPGTVLMITLGTGIGSALFLDGTLVPNTELGHVWLDGRDVDGWAGASARIAEGLDWPTYIDRVQRYLTHLEMLISPDLIVLGGGISERQEEFVPHLRLRARVVPAQLRNAAGIVGTALQAYRASVAAA; translated from the coding sequence ATGACCTGCACCTCCTCGCCCGGCGTGGCGATCCCCGCACCCCCTGCCGCCCCGGAGGGGCGCCGGTCCGCGCCGCTGTGCGCGGGCCTGGACATCGGCGGCACGGCGATCAAGTACGCCCTGGTGGACCCGCTGCGCGGGACCACGACCGGGCCGGTGCGCCGCGTGCCCACCCCCTCCCCGGCCACCCCCGCGGCCGTGGTGGCCGCCCTGCAGGGCGTGCTCACCGAGCTCGAGGCGGAGGCGGAGGAACCGCTCGCCGCGGTGGGCGTGGGCGTGCCGGGGATCGTCGACGACGGGATCGTGCGCTCGGCCGTCCACCTCGACGACTCCTGGCTGGGCGTCGACGCCCGCCGGCTGCTCACGGAGGGGCTCGACCGGAGCGTCGCCGTGCTCAACGACGCCGACGCCGCCGGTCTCGCCGAGGCCGGATTCGGCGCGGCCCGCGGCGAGCCGGGCACCGTCCTGATGATCACCCTGGGCACCGGCATCGGCTCCGCCCTGTTCCTCGACGGCACCCTGGTGCCCAACACCGAGCTCGGCCACGTGTGGCTGGACGGGCGCGACGTCGACGGCTGGGCGGGGGCCTCCGCGCGGATCGCCGAGGGCCTCGACTGGCCCACCTACATCGACCGCGTGCAGCGCTACCTCACCCACCTGGAGATGCTGATCTCCCCGGACCTGATCGTCCTCGGCGGCGGGATCAGCGAGCGGCAGGAGGAGTTCGTCCCGCACCTGCGCCTGCGCGCCCGGGTGGTGCCGGCGCAGCTGCGCAACGCCGCCGGGATCGTGGGGACCGCCCTGCAGGCCTACCGGGCGAGCGTGGCCGCGGCCTGA
- a CDS encoding Lrp/AsnC family transcriptional regulator: protein MDHVDRTILAELQQDGRLSLTELASRVGLSVSPCHRRLRALEASGAITGYRAQLDARALGLAFEALVFVTMRQEDRGTVAAFESAIAEIPNVVQAQRLFGDPDFLLRVVTADLPAFQVLYDDRLATLPGVQRLSSTLVMKSVVEDRPLPL, encoded by the coding sequence ATGGACCACGTCGACCGCACGATTCTTGCCGAGCTCCAGCAGGACGGGCGGCTGAGCCTGACCGAGCTGGCCTCGCGGGTGGGGCTCAGCGTCTCGCCGTGCCACCGCCGGCTGCGCGCGCTGGAGGCCTCCGGGGCCATCACCGGCTACCGGGCCCAGCTCGACGCCCGGGCCCTCGGGCTGGCCTTCGAGGCCCTGGTCTTCGTCACCATGCGCCAGGAGGACCGCGGCACGGTCGCGGCCTTCGAGTCGGCCATCGCCGAGATCCCGAACGTGGTGCAGGCCCAGCGGCTGTTCGGCGACCCGGACTTCCTGCTGCGGGTGGTCACCGCCGACCTGCCCGCTTTCCAGGTGCTCTACGACGACCGCCTGGCGACCCTGCCCGGGGTGCAGCGGCTGAGCTCCACGCTGGTGATGAAGAGCGTCGTGGAGGACCGGCCCCTGCCGCTGTGA
- a CDS encoding LysE family translocator, with protein MELSTVAAFWAVSFLLVLVPGADWAYAITAGLRERTVLPAVGGLVAGYVGLTAVVVAGVAALVAGSPLVLTVLMTVGAGYLVWLGVVALTRPSAPAAAGTASTGSWLRQAVKGAGVSGLNPKALLLFLALLPQFTDPGAPWPFAAQIALLGLVHTASCAVVYTAVGTGARRVLGARPAAARTVTRLSGLAMVALGVALLVEQLPV; from the coding sequence ATGGAGCTGAGCACGGTGGCCGCCTTCTGGGCGGTGTCCTTCCTGCTGGTGCTGGTGCCGGGTGCGGACTGGGCCTACGCGATCACCGCCGGGCTGCGGGAGCGCACGGTGCTGCCGGCGGTCGGCGGGCTGGTCGCGGGCTACGTGGGGCTGACCGCCGTGGTCGTCGCCGGCGTGGCCGCCTTGGTCGCGGGCTCACCGCTGGTCCTGACCGTGCTCATGACCGTGGGGGCGGGCTACCTCGTGTGGCTGGGCGTCGTGGCCCTGACCCGCCCGTCCGCGCCGGCGGCGGCCGGGACCGCGAGCACGGGGTCGTGGCTGCGCCAGGCCGTGAAGGGGGCGGGCGTGAGCGGGCTCAACCCCAAGGCGCTGCTGCTGTTCCTGGCGCTGCTGCCGCAGTTCACCGACCCGGGTGCGCCCTGGCCGTTCGCGGCCCAGATCGCGCTGCTGGGGCTCGTGCACACCGCGAGCTGCGCGGTCGTCTACACCGCGGTGGGCACCGGAGCCCGCCGGGTGCTCGGTGCGCGCCCGGCCGCGGCCCGCACGGTGACCCGCCTGTCCGGTCTCGCGATGGTCGCCCTCGGCGTGGCCCTGCTCGTCGAGCAGCTGCCGGTCTGA
- the treS gene encoding maltose alpha-D-glucosyltransferase yields MSRSDPSQPADADPAAPAPGADSRPASRSPEVPEARERPVAEDAAGALPEEELPEAPPAEVTYDEAFYPARPRALRPRARRNQQYADLKPPFEPDGRNRAYVEWLRNQSMLGDARILARQLSGQAGMWQNPYAHPSPRRAVEAASVWFTAYPLGLMTAPGQSFLAAMGDPGLWETFERIGIDAVHTGPVKRAGGLKDWEYTPSVDGHFDRISMAIDPVFGTEEEFRAMCAVAKEHGGTIIDDIVPGHTGKGADFRLAEMNYRDYPGLYHMIDIPESDWHLLPEVPAGEDSVNLDRDAERALQEAGYIIGELQRVIFYEPGVKETNWSVTRPVVDTTGQVRRWVYLHYFKAGQPSLNWLDPTFSGMRMVIGDALHSLVDLGTGALRLDANGFLGVEKGAEEAAGWSEGHPLSEAANQLIGSMVRKVGGFTFQELNLSIDDIHTTSRTGPDLSYDFITRPGYHHALVTGDTEFLRLTLRQAMEIGVDQAGLVHAMQNHDELTYELVHFTTRHKDEVFELGGQELTGAELAEQVQSTLRERITGEAAPYNLVFTTNGIACTTTSVITAALGISDLGAITEEDTARIRDVHVLLAMYNALQPGVFALSGWDLRGVLPLRREQVAPLIAQGDTRWINRGAHDLMGTGPDAEVSASGMPRARALYEALPDQMADESSFARRLARVLAVREEHGIATAALLDVPEVSQRGLLVMVHRLATGRLQLTVLNFSAQEVSGSVRSAHLETGAGITDAFTGEEVGTVDDLHSFFLTLPAHQGTALLVEPEVQLDDA; encoded by the coding sequence ATGTCCCGTTCGGATCCCTCGCAGCCCGCCGACGCCGATCCGGCCGCGCCCGCCCCCGGCGCGGACTCCCGTCCGGCGTCCCGTTCCCCGGAGGTCCCGGAGGCCCGGGAACGCCCGGTCGCCGAGGACGCCGCGGGCGCCCTGCCGGAGGAGGAGCTCCCGGAGGCCCCGCCCGCGGAGGTCACCTACGACGAGGCGTTCTACCCGGCGCGTCCGCGGGCCCTGCGGCCCCGGGCGCGGCGGAACCAGCAGTACGCGGACCTGAAGCCGCCCTTCGAGCCCGACGGGCGCAACAGGGCCTACGTGGAGTGGCTGCGCAACCAGTCGATGCTCGGGGACGCGCGGATCCTCGCCCGACAGCTGTCGGGCCAGGCGGGGATGTGGCAGAACCCGTACGCCCACCCCAGCCCCCGGCGCGCGGTGGAGGCGGCCTCGGTGTGGTTCACCGCCTACCCGCTGGGGCTGATGACCGCGCCGGGGCAGTCGTTCCTGGCCGCGATGGGCGATCCGGGGCTCTGGGAGACCTTCGAGCGGATCGGCATCGACGCCGTGCACACCGGGCCCGTCAAGCGGGCCGGGGGGCTGAAGGACTGGGAGTACACGCCCAGCGTGGACGGGCACTTCGACCGGATCAGCATGGCCATCGACCCCGTGTTCGGCACCGAGGAGGAGTTCCGCGCCATGTGCGCGGTGGCCAAGGAGCACGGGGGCACGATCATCGACGACATCGTGCCCGGGCACACCGGCAAGGGCGCGGACTTCCGGCTGGCGGAGATGAACTACCGCGACTACCCGGGGCTCTACCACATGATCGACATCCCCGAGTCCGACTGGCACCTGCTGCCGGAGGTGCCCGCGGGGGAGGACTCGGTCAACCTCGACCGCGACGCCGAGCGGGCGCTGCAGGAGGCCGGGTACATCATCGGCGAGCTGCAGCGGGTGATCTTCTACGAGCCCGGGGTCAAGGAGACCAACTGGAGCGTGACCCGCCCGGTCGTGGACACCACCGGGCAGGTGCGCCGCTGGGTGTACCTGCACTACTTCAAGGCCGGGCAGCCCTCGCTGAACTGGCTGGACCCCACCTTCTCGGGGATGCGCATGGTCATCGGTGACGCCCTGCACTCCCTGGTCGACCTGGGCACCGGCGCCCTGCGGCTGGACGCCAACGGCTTCCTCGGGGTGGAGAAGGGCGCGGAGGAGGCCGCCGGCTGGTCGGAGGGCCACCCGCTGTCCGAGGCCGCCAACCAGCTCATCGGCTCGATGGTGCGCAAGGTCGGCGGGTTCACCTTCCAGGAGCTCAACCTCAGCATCGACGACATCCACACCACCTCCCGGACCGGCCCGGACCTCTCCTACGACTTCATCACCCGCCCGGGATACCACCACGCGCTCGTCACCGGGGACACCGAGTTCCTGCGCCTGACCCTGCGCCAGGCGATGGAGATCGGGGTGGACCAGGCCGGGCTGGTCCACGCCATGCAGAACCACGACGAGCTGACCTACGAACTGGTCCACTTCACCACCCGGCACAAGGACGAGGTCTTCGAGCTCGGCGGCCAGGAGCTCACCGGGGCCGAGCTGGCCGAGCAGGTGCAGTCCACGCTGCGGGAGCGGATCACGGGGGAGGCCGCTCCCTACAACCTGGTGTTCACCACCAACGGGATCGCCTGCACCACCACCAGCGTGATCACCGCCGCCCTGGGCATCAGCGACCTGGGCGCCATCACCGAGGAGGACACCGCCCGGATCCGCGACGTCCACGTGCTGCTGGCGATGTACAACGCGCTGCAGCCGGGGGTCTTCGCCCTGTCGGGCTGGGACCTGCGCGGGGTCCTGCCGCTGCGCAGGGAGCAGGTCGCGCCGCTGATCGCCCAGGGCGACACCCGGTGGATCAACCGCGGCGCCCACGACCTCATGGGGACCGGCCCCGACGCGGAGGTCTCGGCCTCCGGCATGCCCCGGGCCAGGGCCCTCTACGAGGCGCTGCCCGACCAGATGGCCGACGAGAGCTCCTTCGCCCGCCGGCTGGCGCGCGTGCTGGCCGTCCGGGAGGAGCACGGGATCGCCACGGCCGCGCTGCTGGACGTGCCGGAGGTCTCCCAGCGGGGGCTGCTGGTGATGGTCCACCGGCTGGCGACGGGCCGGCTGCAGCTCACCGTCCTGAACTTCTCGGCCCAGGAGGTCAGCGGCAGCGTCCGGTCCGCCCACCTGGAGACCGGGGCGGGGATCACCGACGCCTTCACCGGGGAGGAGGTCGGCACCGTCGACGACCTGCACAGCTTCTTCCTCACCCTGCCGGCCCACCAGGGCACCGCTCTGCTGGTGGAGCCGGAGGTGCAGCTGGACGACGCCTGA
- a CDS encoding alanine racemase: MDRIPEQIDTPDVLIEKDVLERNVERTAAAVRGKGLALRPHAKTHKVPEIAALQLAAGAAGLTVATIGEAEVFAAHGAEDLFIAYPLWVGPRQAQRLRRLARDARVAVGTDSAEAATTMGAHLGDAAGRIAVLVEVDSGHHRSGVRPEAAGDVARAAVRAGLRVEGVFTFPGHSYAPGMPAEAAAQEQEALARAAAALEEAGIEARVRSGGSTPSALLTEAGTATEVRPGVYVLGDAQQLELGRCAPEEIALTVAATVVSRHEGGGGIPRRVVLDAGSKVLGSDRPAWATGHGRLLDHPEARISALSEHHATVLWPADQELPALGRRLRVVPNHVCLTMNLVDDVAVVRGGDLLERWTVAARGRNS, from the coding sequence GTGGACCGCATCCCCGAGCAGATCGACACCCCGGACGTCCTGATCGAGAAGGACGTGCTCGAGCGCAACGTCGAGCGGACGGCCGCGGCCGTGCGCGGGAAGGGGCTGGCGCTGCGCCCGCACGCCAAGACGCACAAGGTGCCCGAGATCGCGGCGCTGCAGCTGGCGGCCGGCGCGGCGGGGCTGACGGTGGCCACGATCGGGGAGGCCGAGGTCTTCGCCGCCCACGGGGCCGAGGACCTGTTCATCGCCTATCCGCTGTGGGTGGGCCCGCGGCAGGCCCAGCGCCTGCGGCGGCTCGCGCGGGACGCCCGGGTCGCCGTGGGCACGGACTCGGCCGAGGCCGCGACCACGATGGGCGCGCACCTCGGTGACGCGGCCGGGCGGATCGCGGTGCTCGTGGAGGTCGACAGCGGCCACCACCGCAGCGGCGTGCGCCCCGAGGCCGCCGGGGACGTCGCCCGCGCTGCGGTGCGGGCGGGACTGCGGGTGGAAGGGGTCTTCACCTTCCCCGGCCACAGCTACGCCCCCGGCATGCCCGCCGAGGCCGCCGCGCAGGAGCAGGAGGCGCTCGCCCGCGCCGCCGCGGCCCTCGAGGAGGCCGGGATCGAGGCGCGCGTGCGCAGCGGCGGGTCCACGCCCTCCGCGCTGCTGACCGAGGCCGGGACCGCGACCGAGGTGCGCCCCGGGGTCTACGTCCTGGGCGACGCCCAGCAGCTCGAGCTGGGCCGGTGCGCCCCGGAGGAGATCGCCCTGACCGTGGCCGCGACCGTGGTCAGCCGCCACGAGGGCGGCGGCGGGATCCCGCGGCGGGTGGTCCTCGACGCCGGGAGCAAGGTCCTCGGCAGCGACCGCCCCGCGTGGGCCACCGGCCACGGCCGCCTGCTCGACCACCCGGAAGCCCGGATCAGCGCGCTCTCCGAGCACCACGCGACCGTGCTGTGGCCCGCGGACCAGGAGCTGCCCGCGCTCGGGCGGCGGCTGCGGGTGGTGCCCAACCACGTGTGCCTGACGATGAACCTCGTCGACGACGTCGCCGTGGTCCGCGGCGGCGACCTGCTGGAGCGGTGGACCGTGGCCGCCCGCGGCCGCAACTCCTGA
- the ygiD gene encoding 4,5-DOPA dioxygenase extradiol, with protein sequence MSPETPAPTTTMPAAFFGHGSPMNALEVNRYTSAWRAFGAAVPRPRAILVVSAHWYINATAVTAMPDPRTIHDFYGFPQELFDVQYPAPGLPGLVEEISDTVHPTWVGADVDSWGIDHGTWSVLTHAFPDASIPVVQMSINADKPLDYHLDLGARLAPLRERGVLIVTSGNIVHNLGGMDWALTDDGYDWARRFNEDAKERMLTDPTELTTLDAHRDWGHAVPTPDHFIPSLYLAGLAGAAGGADTSVLVDGYSYGSLSMTAYTLGLECPQGGDGAGSPRPPADLPPDGSNI encoded by the coding sequence ATGAGCCCGGAGACCCCCGCCCCGACCACCACGATGCCCGCGGCGTTCTTCGGCCACGGCAGCCCCATGAACGCCCTCGAGGTCAACCGCTACACCAGCGCGTGGCGGGCCTTCGGGGCGGCGGTGCCGCGGCCGCGGGCGATCCTCGTGGTCAGCGCCCACTGGTACATCAACGCCACCGCGGTCACCGCGATGCCGGACCCGCGCACCATCCACGACTTCTACGGCTTCCCGCAGGAGCTCTTCGACGTGCAGTACCCGGCGCCCGGCCTGCCCGGGCTCGTCGAGGAGATCAGCGACACCGTCCACCCCACCTGGGTCGGGGCCGACGTCGACAGCTGGGGGATCGACCACGGCACGTGGTCCGTGCTCACCCACGCCTTCCCCGACGCCTCGATCCCCGTGGTGCAGATGAGCATCAACGCCGACAAGCCGCTGGACTACCACCTCGACCTCGGCGCCCGGCTCGCCCCGCTGCGGGAGCGGGGCGTGCTCATCGTGACCAGCGGCAACATCGTGCACAACCTCGGCGGGATGGACTGGGCGCTCACCGACGACGGCTACGACTGGGCGCGGCGGTTCAACGAGGACGCCAAGGAGCGGATGCTCACCGACCCCACCGAGCTCACGACCCTCGACGCCCACCGCGACTGGGGCCACGCCGTGCCGACCCCCGACCACTTCATCCCGTCCCTGTACCTGGCCGGGCTCGCCGGCGCGGCCGGGGGAGCGGACACCTCGGTGCTGGTCGACGGCTACTCCTACGGGTCGCTGTCGATGACCGCCTACACCCTGGGCCTGGAGTGCCCGCAGGGCGGCGACGGCGCGGGCTCCCCGCGCCCGCCGGCGGACCTGCCCCCGGACGGCTCCAACATCTGA